In Chiloscyllium punctatum isolate Juve2018m chromosome 52, sChiPun1.3, whole genome shotgun sequence, a single genomic region encodes these proteins:
- the LOC140471003 gene encoding histone H3, with protein MARTKQTARKSTGGKAPRKQLATKAARKSAPATGGVKKPHRYRPGTVALREIRRYQKSTELLIRKLPFQRLVREIAQDFKTDLRFQSSAVMALQEASEAYLVGLFEDTNLCAIHAKRVTIMPKDIQLARRIRGERA; from the coding sequence ATGGCCCGAACCAAGCAGACAGCGCGCAAATCCACCGGAGGCAAAGCTCCCCGCAAGCAACTGGCGACCAAAGCGGCCCGCAAGAGCGCTCCGGCCACGGGCGGAGTGAAGAAGCCTCATCGCTACAGGCCCGGCACGGTGGCTCTGCGGGAGATCCGCCGCTACCAGAAATCCACCGAGCTGCTGATCCGCAAACTGCCCTTCCAGCGGCTGGTGCGAGAGATCGCTCAGGACTTCAAGACCGACCTGCGCTTCCAGAGCTCGGCGGTGATGGCCCTGCAGGAGGCCAGCGAGGCTTACCTGGTGGGACTGTTTGAGGACACCAACCTGTGCGCCATCCACGCCAAGCGGGTTACTATCATGCCCAAAGACATCCAGCTGGCCCGCCGGATCCGCGGGGAGCGCGCCTAA
- the LOC140471004 gene encoding histone H4 translates to MSGRGKGGKGLGKGGAKRHRKVLRDNIQGITKPAIRRLARRGGVKRISGLIYEETRGVLKVFLENVIRDAVTYTEHAKRKTVTAMDVVYALKRQGRTLYGFGG, encoded by the coding sequence ATGTCTGGAAGAGGTAAAGGAGGCAAAGGCTTGGGAAAAGGGGGAGCGAAGCGGCACCGCAAAGTGCTCCGTGATAACATCCAGGGCATCACCAAACCAGCCATCCGGCGCCTGGCTCGCCGTGGCGGGGTCAAGCGCATCTCGGGCTTGATCTACGAGGAGACCCGCGGGGTGCTGAAGGTTTTCCTGGAGAATGTGATCAGAGATGCGGTCACCTACACTGAGCACGCCAAGCGCAAGACGGTCACTGCCATGGATGTGGTGTACGCTCTGAAACGCCAGGGCCGCACTCTCTATGGATTCGGCGGCTGA